The following is a genomic window from Candidatus Krumholzibacteriia bacterium.
TTCGAAAGTCCCTGGGGCTGGGGTCGCCCGGGCTGGCATATCGAGTGCTCGGCCATGAGCATGAAGTACTGCGGCGAGACTCTCGATATCCACGGCGGCGGACTGGACCTGAAGTTTCCCCACCACGAAAACGAGAGAGCCCAGAGCCAGGCGGCTACGGGAAAGACCTTCGCCAATCACTGGCTGCACAACGGACTGGTGACCGTCGGCGGAGAGAAGATGAGCAAATCCGACGGGAACTATGTTTCCATGACGGATCTCATGAAAGACTTTGAAGCGGAAACCGTCCGCTTCTACCTCCTGAGCACTCATTTTCGAAGCCGGGCCGAGTTCGACCGGGATCAACTCCATCGCGCCCACGGAAGTCTGAACCGGATCCGTGAGTTCAGCATCAGCCTGCACGAGAGCCTGGAAAAAGCCCCCAAAGAGGTGGAAGTCCGTGCGCCCGTGGGGGATAAGCTGGAAGCAGCTTGCGATCTGGCCCTTGAGCGCTGGCATGAGGCCATGGATGACGATTTCAACACGGGCGGAGCCATCGGGCATATCTTCGAACTGGTCAAGGAGTTCAACCGCTTGATGGCAGAAGACGCAGAGGGACTGTCTCTGAATCGCCAAGCCCTTGAAAAATCGACACTTGCACTGGACACCATGTGCGGGGCTCTGGGGCTGTTCATCGAAGGGCTTCCGAAGGAGCGCCGGGTGGAGATCTCGCCAGAACTCCTTGACTTGCTGGCACTTCGGGACAAGGCCAGAGCGGAAAAGGACTGGGCCGCTGCCGACCGCTACCGGGACGAGATTCTTGCCGCCGGTTTCCAGGTTCTCGACGGTCCGGAAGGAAGCAGTCTGAAGAAAACCTGATCCCTTTTCGGGAGACCCTTTTCTTCCATATCCCCTTGACACTCGCCGACTTTCGACCTACTATGCCGCCCCGGCAGATTCTGTCGGTAAACGTACAGGTGTGGGCGCAAGTCCTTTTTCTACAGATTGAAATAGAACCTTGCCCAATGGGGCAGGGTCTTCCTGTGCGCCGGAGGACAGGGTCTTCCAGTGCTGGCGTAGCTCAACTGGCAGAGCGTCTCACTTGTAATGAGAGGGTTGGGGGTTCAAGTCCTCTCGCCAGCTCCCGGTTTGCTTGGAGGGGTTCCCGAGTGGTCAAAGGGAACAGACTGTAAATCTGTCGGCGAAGCCTTCGGAGGTTCAAATCCTCCCCCCTCCACCGCTTGATAGCCAGAGGCAATGTGCCTGATTTATGCGGGAATAGCTCAGCTGGCTAGAGCATCAGCCTTCCAAGCTGAGGGTCGCGGGTTCGAATCCCGTTTCCCGCTCCTTTGATGGGTAGGAGAAAAGGGCGTTGCCCAGGTAGCTCAGCTGGCAGAGCACATCCTTGGTAAGGATGAGGTCGGCGGTTCAAGTCCGCTCCTGGGCTCCTGCATCATTTTTCGAAAGCCGCGGATGCGGCAACACGATCTCAGGAGGTCGATTCGCCATGGCGAAAGAGAAGTTTGAGCGTACGAAGCCTCACGTAAACGTGGGGACGATCGGACACGTTGACCACGGGAAGACGACCCTGACAGCGGCGATCACGCAGCGTCAGGCGAAGGCGGGGC
Proteins encoded in this region:
- the cysS gene encoding cysteine--tRNA ligase; translation: MSLQIYDPIRKKKVEFQPVQEGKVGMYVCGMTVQGEPHIGHMLAALSGDMVRRYLEYRGYEVTLVQNFTDIDDKILQKAAEEGVDYPVIAQRNIDLYFHYARALNIADATVYPKATEHVPEMFEIIEKLIEKGHAYESNGDVYYDVKSYDDYGRLSGRRINELQSGVRIEVEEGKRDDLDFALWKSAPEEEPGFESPWGWGRPGWHIECSAMSMKYCGETLDIHGGGLDLKFPHHENERAQSQAATGKTFANHWLHNGLVTVGGEKMSKSDGNYVSMTDLMKDFEAETVRFYLLSTHFRSRAEFDRDQLHRAHGSLNRIREFSISLHESLEKAPKEVEVRAPVGDKLEAACDLALERWHEAMDDDFNTGGAIGHIFELVKEFNRLMAEDAEGLSLNRQALEKSTLALDTMCGALGLFIEGLPKERRVEISPELLDLLALRDKARAEKDWAAADRYRDEILAAGFQVLDGPEGSSLKKT